GAAGCAGGTGCGCAACGTCGCCCTGTGGGAGACTCCGGACGGCGCCTTTAGCGGCTACATCTCCTGCGCCCTGCCGCCGGACGGCGTGCCCGCCGCCAAGCTGGAGGGCCTTTACCTGATCCGCAAGGAGATGACCGGGGTCACCTGCCTCTATTCCGGCAACGTCAAGATGTCGTATCGCACCAAGGAGACCTGCGGCCTCCCCGACGGCCGTGCGGCGCGGTCCGGCGAGGGCGCGCTCAGGGTCGACTGCCGCGCCGACCCCAAGGCCTGCGTCGTTACCTGCAAATAGGCCGATGAACCCCGTTCTGGTCGAGGCGACACGAGGCCCCCGGGCGGAAAGCCTGCATCGGGGGACGGCCGTTGCGGTCGATGCCCGGGGCGTCGTCCTTGCCTCCTGGGGCGATATCGCCCTTCCCGTCTATCCGCGTTCGGCGGTCAAGCCCTTGCAGGCTCTGCCCGTGATCGAAAGCGGCGCCGCCGATGCCTTCGCCCTGACCCGCCGGGAGATCGCGCTGGCTTGTTCGTCCCATTCCGGGGAATCGATCCATACGGCGGCGGTGGCCGCTTGGCTGGAACGCCTCGGCCTGGGGCCGGGAGACCTGGAATGCGGCGCCCACCGTCCGATGGACGAGGAGACGGCCACCACCCTGCTGCTGGCCGGCGAGGCCCCAACGGCCCTCCATAACAACTGTTCGGGCAAGCATGCGGGCATGCTGACCACGGCCCGCCATCTGGGCGAAACGACCCTCGGTTATCTGGCCGCCGACCACCCGATCCAGACGAGGGTCCGCAAGCGGATCGGCGAAATGGCCGACACCGACCTGGGCGATGCTCCTTGCGGGATCGACGGCTGCGGCATTCCTACGCTTGCCCTGCCCCTGGCCGCTCTCGCCACCGCTTTCGCCCGCCTTCCCGGCGTCGCGGCCGGCCGCCGGGTCCTGGAAGCCATGGCGGCTGAACCCTACCTGGTGGGTGGCCGCGACCGCTTCGACAGCCTGGTCATGGCGGCAGCCCAAGGAGCCGTCGTCTGCAAGGGCGGCGCGGAAGGAGTCTGGGCGGCGGTATTGCCGCAACGGGGAATCGGCTTGGCCCTCAAGATCGACGACGGCGCCAAGCGCGCCGCCGAAGCCGCCATGGCGGCTCTGCTGGGCCGCTTCTCCCCGGAAGTGCCGGCCGACGTTCTCGACCGCTTCGCCGCCGCGCCCATCCTCAATGTCGCGGGACGGTGGGTGGGAACGGTCCGGGCGGTGCTTCCTTAATCGCTCCAGGGCAAGGTGGCGCGCAGGACCAAGCCGCCCGCCGCATCGCCCTCGGCCTGGAAGGTTCCGCCCAGCATCTCGGCCAGGCGGCGGGAAATCGGCAGATTGAGTCCCGTGTCGCCGCCCCGGCTGGTATAGGCCTCGCCCAGGGTTCCGAAAGGGGCCAGGGCCTCCCCGAGACTTGGGCCGCCGAAAGGCCCTGTGACATCGACGAGCCTTGCCCCCCCGGCGTCCTGTCCCAGAGCCAGGCGAACCGTTCCGCCGGCCGGCGCCTGTTCCACGGCGAATCCCAGCAGGGCCCGGAGCATGCGGCCGAGGCCGCGTTCGTCGGTCCGCACCGGCAAGGCCCTCTCCGGAGGGTCGAAAGACAACTGCACGCCCTTGAAGTGGGCCTGCGGCTCCACCGCATGCAGGGCTCGGGCCGCCGCCTGGGAGAGATCCATGTCGTGCATCGCGAGAATCAGGCCTTCGCCGGCCCCTGGCGCCAGCAGCAGCATGTCGTCGACGAAGGACAACAGGTCCTCGCCGGCCTGGCGGATGTCCTCGACATAGCGGCCGTTGCGCGGATCGCCCAGCGGGCCGAAAGTCTCCGCCGCCAAGGCTTGGGAAAAGCCGATGATGGCGTTCAACGGCGTGCGCAACTCGTGGCTCATGTTGGACAGGAAATTGGACTTCGCCAAGCTGGCCCGTTCCGCTTGCTCCTTGGCCTGGAGCAGTTCCTCCGTCCGTTCCCGGACCCGCCGTTCCAGTTCGTCGTTGATGCGCCGGAGATGTTCCTCGGACCGCTTGCGGTGGATTGCGTAACGGAAGCTGCGGCGGAAAAGCTCGGCCGCCAGATTGCCCTTGACCAGATAGTCCTGGGCGCCCATTTCCAAAGCCGTGGCGGCGATCGACTCCTCGTCGCGGTTGGTCAGCACCACCACCGGAACCCCGGGCGCGAAGCCGCAAGCCGTCTTCACCGTGTCGACGCCCCGGCTATCGGGCAGGGTCAGGTCGAGCAGCACCAGATCGAACGAATCCTTCCGGATGGCCCCCAGACCTCGCCCACCGCGACTTCGATCTGTCCATCCCGGCAGAGCCCGCGCATGCCCGCTTCCTCCATGGCACGGAGCGCGGCCTCTTCGAGTTCGCCATCGTCCAGGTC
The sequence above is a segment of the Magnetospirillum sp. WYHS-4 genome. Coding sequences within it:
- a CDS encoding asparaginase, whose amino-acid sequence is MNPVLVEATRGPRAESLHRGTAVAVDARGVVLASWGDIALPVYPRSAVKPLQALPVIESGAADAFALTRREIALACSSHSGESIHTAAVAAWLERLGLGPGDLECGAHRPMDEETATTLLLAGEAPTALHNNCSGKHAGMLTTARHLGETTLGYLAADHPIQTRVRKRIGEMADTDLGDAPCGIDGCGIPTLALPLAALATAFARLPGVAAGRRVLEAMAAEPYLVGGRDRFDSLVMAAAQGAVVCKGGAEGVWAAVLPQRGIGLALKIDDGAKRAAEAAMAALLGRFSPEVPADVLDRFAAAPILNVAGRWVGTVRAVLP
- a CDS encoding HAMP domain-containing histidine kinase; translated protein: MLLDLTLPDSRGVDTVKTACGFAPGVPVVVLTNRDEESIAATALEMGAQDYLVKGNLAAELFRRSFRYAIHRKRSEEHLRRINDELERRVRERTEELLQAKEQAERASLAKSNFLSNMSHELRTPLNAIIGFSQALAAETFGPLGDPRNGRYVEDIRQAGEDLLSFVDDMLLLAPGAGEGLILAMHDMDLSQAAARALHAVEPQAHFKGVQLSFDPPERALPVRTDERGLGRMLRALLGFAVEQAPAGGTVRLALGQDAGGARLVDVTGPFGGPSLGEALAPFGTLGEAYTSRGGDTGLNLPISRRLAEMLGGTFQAEGDAAGGLVLRATLPWSD